Proteins encoded in a region of the Diospyros lotus cultivar Yz01 chromosome 9, ASM1463336v1, whole genome shotgun sequence genome:
- the LOC127809802 gene encoding BTB/POZ domain-containing protein NPY2 isoform X2 has protein sequence MTVTLNAYNVVAARCAAEYLEMYETVEKGNLIYKIEVFLNSSIFRSWKDSIIVLQTTKSLLPWTEELKVVSHCLDSIACKASIDTSRVEWSYTYNRKKLPTENGNDQNWNGVRKQQVVPKDWWVEDLCELQVDLYKRVITTIKTKGRTSGEVIGEALLAYALRRLPGFSKVMVQGGDVMKNRSVVETLVLLLPSEKSSVPCSFLLRLLQAATVVECGEVVIKELITRIGEQLEEASVGDLLIRAPAEEITMYNIDIIHTLVEEFIKQEKSVLTDFAEENGLQEIRSPDFALDASKAKVAKLIDGYLAEIGRDPSVPLSKFVDLAEMVLDFPRPSHDGLYRAIDMFLKEHPGISKSERKRICRLMDCKKLSVEACAHAVQNERLPLRVIVQVLFFEQVRTTTSGSSTPDLPGSIKALLPGGSHGSSRTATTNTEGDWDAVHTAEELKALKGELATLRLRDGGGGGGGDSYGNGNDGTKTNAKVAAGKAKGLVMSKKIFSKLWSSKDRTSDNSSSETSDSPASTNAEEIKSTPSRSKRHSLS, from the exons ATGACAGTGACTCTTAATGCATACAATGTGGTTGCTGCTCGTTGTGCAGCAGAATATCTTGAGATGTATGAAACAGTTGAGAAAGGAAACCTCATTTACAAAATTGAAGTTTTCCTTAATTCCAGCATCTTCCGGAGTTGGAAAGATTCTATCATTGTTCTTCAAACTACAAAGTCCCTTCTTCCATGGACGGAAGAACTGAAGGTCGTCAGCCACTGCCTGGACTCTATAGCATGCAAAGCTTCCATTGACACTTCAAGAGTAGAATGGTCGTACACCTATAACCGTAAAAAACTTCCAACAGAGAATGGGAATGATCAGAACTGGAATGGAGTGAGAAAACAGCAGGTTGTTCCGAAGGACTGGTGGGTAGAGGACCTTTGTGAGCTCCAAGTTGATCTGTATAAACGAGTCATAACGACAATTAAAACAAAGGGCAGAACATCGGGAGAAGTGATTGGAGAAGCCTTGTTAGCATATGCCCTAAGAAGGTTGCCAGGTTTCAGCAAGGTTATGGTACAAGGTGGTGATGTCATGAAGAATCGATCTGTGGTTGAAACTTTAGTTTTGTTGCTTCCCTCGGAGAAAAGCAGTGTGCCTTGTAGTTTCTTGCTCAGGTTGCTACAAGCTGCCACTGTGGTAGAGTGTGGAGAAGTGGTAATAAAGGAACTGATAACCAGAATTGGCGAGCAACTGGAGGAAGCTTCCGTTGGTGACCTTCTGATTCGAGCTCCTGCCGAAGAAATAACAATGTACAACATTGATATAATTCATACCCTAGTAGAAGAGTTCATAAAGCAGGAGAAGAGTGTTCTCACAGATTTTGCTGAGGAAAATGGATTGCAGGAGATTCGAAGCCCTGATTTTGCTTTGGATGCTTCCAAGGCGAAGGTGGCTAAGCTCATTGATGGCTACCTTGCTGAAATTGGTAGGGATCCCAGTGTACCTTTGTCAAAATTCGTAGATCTTGCAGAAATGGTGTTGGACTTCCCTAGACCATCCCATGATGGACTTTACCGTGCCATTGACATGTTTCTGAAG GAGCACCCGGGGATCAGCAAGAGCGAGAGAAAAAGAATTTGCAGGCTGATGGACTGCAAGAAGCTGTCAGTGGAGGCATGTGCACACGCGGTGCAAAATGAGCGACTGCCCTTGAGAGTTATCGTGCAGGTTCTCTTCTTTGAGCAGGTCAGGACTACAACATCTGGTAGCAGCACACCTGACTTACCCGGGTCCATCAAGGCCTTACTCCCAGGGGGTTCCCATGGGAGCTCAAGAACCGCAACAACCAACACAGAAGGCGACTGGGATGCTGTGCACACAGCTGAGGAGCTCAAGGCTTTGAAAGGGGAGCTTGCTACCCTAAGATTAAGGGATGGAGGAGGAGGTGGCGGTGGTGACAGTTACGGTAACGGTAACGATGGCACTAAAACTAACGCTAAGGTTGCTGCCGGTAAAGCAAAAGGCTTGGTCATGTCAAAGAAGATCTTCTCGAAGCTATGGTCGAGCAAAGATAGAACTAGCGACAACAGCAGCTCAGAGACATCGGATAGCCCTGCTTCCACCAATGCCGAAGAAATAAAGTCCACTCCTTCCAGAAGTAAGAGGCATTCTTTATCCTAA
- the LOC127810212 gene encoding probable N-acetyltransferase HLS1, giving the protein MKKCVDLQFVTLWWTTMHAVHCDAGLGDPQLHSPPTLVALLAVHTVGCGCMAAVVRVREFDAQRDIKGVEEVERRCEVGPAGEISLFTDLLGDPMCRVRNSPAFIMLVAEKVCKEGEEAEIVGMIRGCIKVVTCGKKLSINGSDSAKTLPVYTKLAYILGLRVSPSYRRLGIGLKLVRRMEEWFRENGAQYSYMATEKDNLASINLFTGKCGYTEFRSPALLCHPVFGHRVRVSHRVTIIKLTPSDAETLYRRQLSTAEFFPRDIDVVLNNHLSLGTFVAVPRGAYTQESWPGAEQFLADPPGSWAMLSAWNCKDVYRLELRGLSRVKRGLAKITRMLDRAFPWLHVPSVPDLFQPFGFHFLYGLCGEGPLATKYIKALCGYAHNLAKDFDCQVVATEVANSDPIKIGIPRWEWLCAEDVWCIKRLWDDYIDGDGSDWTRSPTGPSVFVDPREV; this is encoded by the exons ATGAAGAAGTGTGTAGATCTGCAATTTGTGACCCTTTGGTGGACGACGATGCACGCCGTCCATTGCGACGCCGGCTTAGGAGACCCTCAGCTTCACTCTCCGCCAACTTTGGTGGCTCTCCTAGCTG TACATACGGTGGGCTGCGGCTGTATGGCGGCGGTGGTGAGGGTGCGAGAGTTTGACGCGCAGAGAGACATCAAGGGGGTGGAGGAGGTGGAGCGGCGGTGCGAGGTTGGGCCCGCCGGGGAGATATCCCTCTTCACCGATCTCCTCGGCGACCCGATGTGCCGGGTCCGAAACTCTCCGGCTTTTATTATGCTG GTGGCTGAGAAGGTGTgcaaagaaggagaagaagcagaGATAGTGGGGATGATAAGGGGATGTATAAAGGTGGTTACTTGCGGGAAGAAACTTTCCATAAATGGCAGCGATTCTGCCAAAACTCTTCCCGTCTACACCAAACTCGCCTACATCCTAGGCCTCCGAGTTTCTCCTTCCTACAg GCGACTTGGAATTGGGTTGAAGCTGGTGAGGAGAATGGAGGAGTGGTTCAGAGAAAACGGGGCCCAGTACTCTTATATGGCGACCGAAAAAGACAACTTAGCCTCCATCAACCTCTTCACCGGAAAATGTGGCTACACCGAGTTCCGATCGCCGGCGCTTTTGTGCCACCCCGTGTTCGGTCACCGGGTGCGGGTCAGCCACAGGGTCACAATAATCAAGCTCACCCCCTCGGACGCCGAGACACTCTACCGCCGCCAGTTGTCCACCGCCGAGTTCTTCCCTCGGGACATCGACGTCGTGCTCAACAACCACCTCAGCCTGGGCACCTTCGTCGCCGTCCCACGCGGCGCCTACACACAGGAGTCCTGGCCTGGTGCGGAGCAGTTCCTAGCCGACCCGCCTGGCTCGTGGGCCATGCTAAGCGCGTGGAACTGCAAGGACGTGTATCGGCTGGAGCTTCGCGGGCTTTCACGTGTGAAGAGGGGGCTGGCAAAGATCACCCGCATGTTGGACCGGGCCTTCCCATGGCTACACGTGCCATCTGTGCCGGACCTGTTCCAACCCTTCGGGTTTCACTTCCTATATGGGCTTTGCGGCGAGGGCCCACTCGCCACCAAATACATCAAGGCGTTATGCGGCTACGCCCACAACTTGGCTAAGGATTTCGACTGCCAAGTGGTGGCAACCGAGGTGGCGAACAGTGACCCGATCAAGATAGGCATCCCGCGCTGGGAGTGGCTGTGCGCCGAGGACGTATGGTGCATCAAGAGGCTGTGGGACGACTACATCGACGGAGATGGGAGTGATTGGACCAGATCGCCAACTGGTCCATCTGTTTTTGTTGATCCCAGAGAGGTATAA
- the LOC127809802 gene encoding BTB/POZ domain-containing protein NPY3 isoform X1, which translates to MKFMKLGSKPDSFQTDGDNIRYVATELATDMIVNVGDVTFYLHKFPLLSKSARLQKLVAVTNEENSDEICVHDIPGGPAAFEICAKFCYGMTVTLNAYNVVAARCAAEYLEMYETVEKGNLIYKIEVFLNSSIFRSWKDSIIVLQTTKSLLPWTEELKVVSHCLDSIACKASIDTSRVEWSYTYNRKKLPTENGNDQNWNGVRKQQVVPKDWWVEDLCELQVDLYKRVITTIKTKGRTSGEVIGEALLAYALRRLPGFSKVMVQGGDVMKNRSVVETLVLLLPSEKSSVPCSFLLRLLQAATVVECGEVVIKELITRIGEQLEEASVGDLLIRAPAEEITMYNIDIIHTLVEEFIKQEKSVLTDFAEENGLQEIRSPDFALDASKAKVAKLIDGYLAEIGRDPSVPLSKFVDLAEMVLDFPRPSHDGLYRAIDMFLKEHPGISKSERKRICRLMDCKKLSVEACAHAVQNERLPLRVIVQVLFFEQVRTTTSGSSTPDLPGSIKALLPGGSHGSSRTATTNTEGDWDAVHTAEELKALKGELATLRLRDGGGGGGGDSYGNGNDGTKTNAKVAAGKAKGLVMSKKIFSKLWSSKDRTSDNSSSETSDSPASTNAEEIKSTPSRSKRHSLS; encoded by the exons ATGAAGTTCATGAAACTTGGATCAAAGCCTGATTCATTTCAGACCGACGGGGACAATATTAG GTATGTTGCAACTGAGTTGGCAACTGACATGATTGTTAATGTTGGAGATGTGACATTTTATCTGCATAAG TTCCCCCTATTGTCCAAGAGTGCCCGCTTACAGAAGCTGGTTGCAGTTACAAATGAAGAAAACAGTGATGAAATCTGCGTCCATGATATTCCTGGAGGACCTGCTGCCTTTGAAATATGTGCAAAGTTCTGTTATGGTATGACAGTGACTCTTAATGCATACAATGTGGTTGCTGCTCGTTGTGCAGCAGAATATCTTGAGATGTATGAAACAGTTGAGAAAGGAAACCTCATTTACAAAATTGAAGTTTTCCTTAATTCCAGCATCTTCCGGAGTTGGAAAGATTCTATCATTGTTCTTCAAACTACAAAGTCCCTTCTTCCATGGACGGAAGAACTGAAGGTCGTCAGCCACTGCCTGGACTCTATAGCATGCAAAGCTTCCATTGACACTTCAAGAGTAGAATGGTCGTACACCTATAACCGTAAAAAACTTCCAACAGAGAATGGGAATGATCAGAACTGGAATGGAGTGAGAAAACAGCAGGTTGTTCCGAAGGACTGGTGGGTAGAGGACCTTTGTGAGCTCCAAGTTGATCTGTATAAACGAGTCATAACGACAATTAAAACAAAGGGCAGAACATCGGGAGAAGTGATTGGAGAAGCCTTGTTAGCATATGCCCTAAGAAGGTTGCCAGGTTTCAGCAAGGTTATGGTACAAGGTGGTGATGTCATGAAGAATCGATCTGTGGTTGAAACTTTAGTTTTGTTGCTTCCCTCGGAGAAAAGCAGTGTGCCTTGTAGTTTCTTGCTCAGGTTGCTACAAGCTGCCACTGTGGTAGAGTGTGGAGAAGTGGTAATAAAGGAACTGATAACCAGAATTGGCGAGCAACTGGAGGAAGCTTCCGTTGGTGACCTTCTGATTCGAGCTCCTGCCGAAGAAATAACAATGTACAACATTGATATAATTCATACCCTAGTAGAAGAGTTCATAAAGCAGGAGAAGAGTGTTCTCACAGATTTTGCTGAGGAAAATGGATTGCAGGAGATTCGAAGCCCTGATTTTGCTTTGGATGCTTCCAAGGCGAAGGTGGCTAAGCTCATTGATGGCTACCTTGCTGAAATTGGTAGGGATCCCAGTGTACCTTTGTCAAAATTCGTAGATCTTGCAGAAATGGTGTTGGACTTCCCTAGACCATCCCATGATGGACTTTACCGTGCCATTGACATGTTTCTGAAG GAGCACCCGGGGATCAGCAAGAGCGAGAGAAAAAGAATTTGCAGGCTGATGGACTGCAAGAAGCTGTCAGTGGAGGCATGTGCACACGCGGTGCAAAATGAGCGACTGCCCTTGAGAGTTATCGTGCAGGTTCTCTTCTTTGAGCAGGTCAGGACTACAACATCTGGTAGCAGCACACCTGACTTACCCGGGTCCATCAAGGCCTTACTCCCAGGGGGTTCCCATGGGAGCTCAAGAACCGCAACAACCAACACAGAAGGCGACTGGGATGCTGTGCACACAGCTGAGGAGCTCAAGGCTTTGAAAGGGGAGCTTGCTACCCTAAGATTAAGGGATGGAGGAGGAGGTGGCGGTGGTGACAGTTACGGTAACGGTAACGATGGCACTAAAACTAACGCTAAGGTTGCTGCCGGTAAAGCAAAAGGCTTGGTCATGTCAAAGAAGATCTTCTCGAAGCTATGGTCGAGCAAAGATAGAACTAGCGACAACAGCAGCTCAGAGACATCGGATAGCCCTGCTTCCACCAATGCCGAAGAAATAAAGTCCACTCCTTCCAGAAGTAAGAGGCATTCTTTATCCTAA